The Solea senegalensis isolate Sse05_10M linkage group LG4, IFAPA_SoseM_1, whole genome shotgun sequence genome includes a region encoding these proteins:
- the ppp4r1l gene encoding serine/threonine-protein phosphatase 4 regulatory subunit 1, with product MAGLSLYFEDGHDDLDDFGFDDYGSECDGIRITAFLDAGQDNLTPLGRLEKYAFSENVFNRQIVARGLLDVLREFSDNENDFISVMETVARMSEDGEPTVRAELMEQVPNIAMFLHESRPNFPAAFSRYLVPIVVRYLTDPNNQVRKTSQAALLVLLEQGLISKADMETKVCPVLLDLTEPSSDDDYKIEAVAIMCKVVTMLSKDTVEHLLLPRFCDLCSDARLFQVRKVCAANFGEFCSIVGQEATEKLLMPKFFDLCSDSLWGIRKACAECFMMVSNSTCPEVRRTKLSPLFISLISDQSRWVRQAAFQSLGRFISTFANPSSTGLHFREDGALLEVPRVMLDGNCSLNSLNCSDISNCRTARTITHTPPNQDGRATPSPEQISIADRENMHNFDDNSSVSAEMQDVFSHFVSNDRPMTTNNTNNTKEMDQTDENFNSFHFWRSPLPDISGELEMLSCQTSEDVRKEENEEDEEEDNCPDSKSSHGKATSDQIQKVLDCLQPHMDDPDVQAQVQVLSAALKAAQLDNPTDDSLTEPQPEEQPESDTENPSVESKSVEVQSECEESPTEEEQMMETQPESSPVQEQGDEETQTEPQEDQEDSPLNSPVLESELIERVEEEEKDDLAHSPLSEDKPKVQNVIPQQLLDQYLSMTDPARAQTVDTEIAKHCAFSLPGVALTLGRQNWHCLKDTYETLATDVQWKVRRTLAFSIHELAVILGDQLTAADLVPIFNGFLKDLDEVRIGVLKHLYDFLKLLHADKRREYLYQLQEFMVTDNSRNWRFRYELAEQLILIIELYSHYDVYDYLRQIALTLCSDKVSEVRWISYKLVVEILQKLYACGADDLGLNFINELTVRFCHCPKWVGRQAFAFICQAIVEEDCMPMEQFSQHLLPSLLSLSSDPVANVRVLVAKALRQSVMEKVYFKEPGCAYSDELEETVMALQSDKDRDVRFFASQDPNKGLMDTASLT from the exons ATGGCAG GTCTATCTTTATACTTTGAAGATGGCCATGATGATTTGGATGACT TTGGATTTGATGATTATGGCTCAGAGTGTGACGGCATTCGCATTACAGCCTTCCTTGATGCAGGACAAGACAACTTAACCCCTCTCGGGAGGCTAGAGAAGTACGCCTTCAGTGAGAATGTTTTTAACAG GCAAATCGTGGCACGTGGCCTGCTTGATGTGCTTCGAGAGTTCAGTGACAATGAAAACGACTTTATCAGTGTCATGGAGACAGTCGCCCGAATGTCAGAAGATGGAG AGCCCACAGTGCGAGCTGAACTAATGGAGCAGGTTCCCAATattgccatgtttttacatgagAGTCGGCCCAACTTCCCAGCCGCTTTCTCAAGATACTTGGTACCAATTGTAGTCCGGTATCTTACTGATCCAAATAATCAG GTGCGGAAGACGAGTCAGGCAGCTTTGCTTGTTCTGCTGGAACAGGGTCTTATCTCTAAAGCTGACATGGAAACTAAAGTATGTCCAGTTCTGCTGGACCTCACAGAACCCAGCAGTGATGATGACTACAAAATAGAGGCTGTTGCT ATTATGTGTAAAGTTGTCACGATGTTGAGCAAAGACACAGTGGAGCATCTACTGTTGCCACGTTTCTGTGACCTGTGTAGTGATGCTAGACTTTTCCAGGTTCGCAAG GTCTGTGCAGCAAATTTTGGAGAGTTCTGTTCTATTGTGGGTCAGGAGGCTACTGAAAAACTATTG ATGCCCAAGTTCTTCGATCTGTGTTCGGACAGTTTGTGGGGCATCAGGAAAGCTTGTGCTGAGTGCTTCATGATGGTCTCTAATTCCACCTGTCCAGAAGTGCGACGCACAAAGCTGTCCCCCCTGTTCATCAGTCTTATTAGTGACCAGTCCCGCTGG GTGCGCCAGGCTGCCTTTCAGTCTTTGGGACGTTTTATCTCTACCTTTGCCAACCCCTCCAGCACAGGTCTTCACTTCAGAGAGGATGGCGCGCTACTCGAGGTCCCCAGGGTCATGTTGGATGG CAACTGTTCCCTAAACTCCTTGAACTGCTCCGACATCAGCAACTGCCGCACAGCGAGAACCATCACGCACACACCTCCCAACCAGGATGGACGTGCAACACCTTCGCCAGAGCAGATTTCAATAGCTGACCGTGAAAATATGCACAACTTTGATGACAACTCTTCTGTGTCTGCGGAGATGCAGGACGTTTTCAGCCACTTTGTCTCAAATGACAGGCctatgacaacaaacaacacaaataacacaaaagaGATGGACCAGACAGATGAGAACTTTAATTCTTTCCACTTCTGGAGGTCTCCTTTACCGGATATCAGTGGGGAACTGGAGATGCTAAGTTGTCAAACATCAGAGGACGTGAGAAAGGAGGAGaatgaggaagatgaggaggaagataaTTGTCCCGACTCCAAGTCAAGTCATGGCAAAGCTACCAGCGACCAGATCCAGAAAGTGTTAGACTGTTTGCAACCTCACATGGACGACCCTGATGTACAAG CGCAAGTCCAGGTGTTGTCAGCAGCTTTGAAGGCAGCCCAGCTCGACAACCCAACAGACGACAGCCTAACTGAGCCGCAGCCAGAAGAGCAGCCTGAGAGTGACACTGAGAACCCGTCTGTGGAGAGCAAATCTGTGGAGGTTCAGTCGGAATGTGAGGAGAGCCCCACCGAAGAGGAGCAAATGATGGAGACACAACCAGAGTCGAGCCCTGTCCAGGAGCAAGGAGACGAAGAGACACAGACGGAGCCTCAGGAGGACCAGGAAGACTCTCCTCTTAACTCGCCTGTTCTA GAGTCTGAACTGATAGAGcgtgtggaggaagaggaaaaggatGACTTGGCTCACAGCCCTCTGTCTGAGGATAAACCTAAGGTCCAG AATGTCATTCCTCAGCAACTGTTGGATCAGTACCTCTCAATGACGGACCCGGCCCGGGCTCAGACGGTCGATACAGAGATAGCCAAACACTGTGCCTTCAGCCTGCCAGGAGTCGCTCTCACTTTGGGAAGACAGAACTGGCATTGCCTCAAGGACACGTACGAAACCCTAGCTACTGATGTGCAG TGGAAGGTACGTCGTACATTGGCCTTCTCCATCCACGAGCTGGCAGTGATCCTGGGAGATCAGCTGACGGCGGCAGATCTGGTTCCCATCTTCAATGGTTTCCTCAAAGACCTGGACGAGGTCCGCATCGGTGTGCTCAAACATCTGTATGACTTCCTCAAG CTGCTGCACGCAGACAAAAGGAGAGAATATCTGTACCAGCTTCAGGAGTTCATGGTGACGGACAACAGCCGGAACTGGAGATTCAGATATGAGCTGGCAGA GCAGCTGATCTTGATCATAGAGTTGTACAGCCACTATGACGTGTATGACTACCTCAGGCAGATAGCGCTCACACTCTGCTCTGACAAAGTCTCGGAGGTCAGGTGGATCTCATACAAACTG GTTGTAGAGATTCTCCAGAAGCTGTATGCATGCGGTGCTGATGATCTGGGCCTGAACTTCATCAATGAGCTTACTGTCAGGTTCTGCCACTGTCCCAAATGGGTGGGGAGGCAGGCCTTTGCCTTCATCTGCCag GCTATAGTGGAGGAGGACTGTATGCCCATGGAGCAGTTCAGCCAGCACCTCCTGCCAAGCCTCCTCAGCCTCTCATCAGACCCAGTAGCTAACGTCCGTGTACTGGTGGCCAAGGCTCTACGACAGAGTGTCATGGAGAAAG TGTACTTCAAGGAGCCGGGCTGTGCCTACTCTGACGAGCTGGAAGAGACTGTGATGGCGCTGCAGTCAGACAAGGACCGCGACGTCCGCTTCTTTGCCAGCCAGGACCCCAACAAAGGCTTGATGGACACGGCCTCTTTGACCTAG
- the LOC122767797 gene encoding pre-miRNA 5'-monophosphate methyltransferase, whose amino-acid sequence MATCSGSVDELNEPGAAPHGNFINYYTFNPPENRLSLIPASLLQDLGYNRGEENTLMLDVGCNSGDLSVAFYKHVVQEPVSEDESEKSRVHLLGFDLDEALIQRAQQTNPLPRSISFIPLDITTDTEQLQRYLEQHGCSHFHLSLCLAVTMWVHLNHGDSGLLQLLSHLASISQHLLLEAQPWKCYRSAARRLRKLGRSDFDVFKTLKIRGDMAAHAREHLERDCGMELIQSYGSTVWDRKLLLFRRRLV is encoded by the exons ATGGCAACATGTAGCGGCTCCGTAGATGAATTAAATGAACCTGGAGCTGCTCCTCATGGAAACTTCATAAACTACTACACCTTTAATCCTCCAGAGAACCGTCTGAGTCTCATTCCTGCCTCTCTCCTCCAGGATTTAGGTTACAACCGCGGGGAAGAGAACACGCTAATGTTGGACGTGGGCTGTAATTCTGGG GACCTGAGTGTAGCCTTTTACAAGCATGTGGTGCAGGAGCCTGTGAGTGAAGACGAGTCAGAGAAGAGCAGAGTTCATCTCCTGGGCTTCGACCTGGACGAGGCTCTAATCCAGCGAGCTCAGCAGACCAACCCTCTGCCCCGCAGCATCTCCTTCATCCCTCTGGACATCacaacagacacagagcagctgcagcgTTACCTGGAGCAGCACGGCTGCTCTCACTTCCACTTGAGTCTGTGCCTGGCTGTCACCATGTGGGTCCATTTGAACCACGGAGACTCGGgcctgctgcagcttctctctcACCTGGCCTCCATCAGTCAGCATCTCCTGCTGGAGGCGCAGCCATGGAAGTGTTATCGCTCTGCGGCTCGGCGGCTGAGGAAGCTGGGTCGCTCGGACTTTGATGTCTTCAAGACCCTGAAGATTCGTGGGGATATGGCTGCACATGCCAGGGAACACCTGGAGAGAGACTGTGGCATGGAGCTCATACAGAGCTATGGCAGCACTGTGTGGGACCGCAAACTGCTACTGTTCAGGAGGAGATTGGTCTAA
- the LOC122768433 gene encoding cytochrome c oxidase assembly protein COX14 homolog yields the protein MVTGKRLADIGYRAFSGSMMLLTVYGGYLAVMRGYRYMQRQKQLKLAAENQDQVKD from the coding sequence ATGGTGACTGGAAAGCGTTTGGCTGACATCGGCTACCGGGCTTTTTCTGGCTCCATGATGCTGCTGACGGTATACGGAGGATACCTAGCTGTAATGCGAGGGTACAGATACATGCAAAGGCAAAAACAGCTGAAGCTGGCAGCAGAAAACCAGGATCAAGTCAAAGACTAA